The window AGCGACGGGCAGTTCGTCGGCGAGCCGGGCGGCCCGGTCCGCGCGTTCGACGCGCGGACCGGCGCCTTCGCCTGGGCGTTTGATCCCGGCAACCCGACCGACCACGCCTTTCCCGAGGGAGGCCGTCATTTCACCCGCGGGACCCCTAATAGCTGGGCGCCGATGAGCGTCGACACAAAGCTCGGGCTCGTCTTCGTTCCGACAGGTAATGCGACCCCCGATTATTGGGGCGGGCACCGCACCGCACTCGACGATCGATATTCGAGCGCGGTCATTGCGCTCGACGTCGAAACGGGCTCTGAGCGATGGACCTCCCAGACTACGCATCATGACCTGTGGGACGCCGACGTCGCCTCGCAGCCGACGCTCGTCGACGTGGTGCGCGGCGGGGTCGTGCGCCCCGCCTTGCTCCAGCCTACGAAGCGCGGCCAGCTCTTTCTGCTCGACCGACGCACCGGCCGGCCGATCAGCCCGGTCGTCGAGCGCCCGGTGCCGCAGGGGGCGGCCACCGGCGACCGCGTCGCTGCGACCCAGCCCTTCTCGCCCGGCCTGCCCGCACTCGACGGACTGCCTCTCAGCGAGGCGGACATGTGGGGCCTGACCCCCTATGACGCCTTGTGGTGCCGTATCCGCTTCCGCCACGCGCGGTGGCTGGGCACCCTCACCGCGCCCTCGACCCGCAGTTATATCCAGATGCCCGGCGGGCTTGGCGGGAGCAACTGGGGAAGCGCTGCGGTCGATCCAGCCCGCGGGTTCGCCTTTGTGCCCTGGGTCAGGCTGCCGATGCTTAACCGCCTGATCCCACGCGCTCAAGCCAAGGGCATGAAGCCGATCGGCCCGGGGGGGAGCGTCGGCGGGCTGACCCCGCAGCTCGGCACCCCCTTTGCCGACATGGCGATGCCGTTCAGTTCGCCGCTCGGGGTTCCGTGCGCCGCCCCGCCTTATGGGCTGATGACGGCGGTCGACCTCAAGACGGGCCGGGCTATGTGGACGCGGCGGCTCGGTCTCGCTGACAATCTGCGCATCGCCGGGGTGAAGCTGTCGATCCCGCTTCCTGCCGGCACACCGCTATCGGGTGGCGCGCTTGCGACCGCTGGTGGCCTGATCTTCATTGGCGCGACCGGTGACAATCGACTGCGTGCGATCGACACCGATAGCGGCAAGACGCTCTGGTCGGCGCGGCTCAAGGCGGCCGCCAATGCGACACCGATGACCTACCGGGCGCCCCGGAGCGGCCGCCAGATCGTGGTGGTGGCCGCCGGCGGGCACCCGATGCTCCAGACCCAGCCCGGCGACTATATCGTCGCTTTCGCGCTCAGGCCCTGAGAGGTGCCAAGGATCAGCCCGCGAAGCGCGGTTCGGGAAGTCCGCGCACGCCCAAACCGCTGATCGCGAAGAGCCGGCCGTCGAGGTCGGTCGAGGGCACCGCGCTCGGGATCGTCATCGAGGTGACGAACAATATGTCAAGGTCGGGGCCGCCAAAGGCGAGGCTCGTAGGGCGCGGCATCGGCATCTTTATGGTCCGGTCGAGCCGGCCGTCGGGTGCATAACGTCGCACTTGGCCGAGCCCGGTATAGGGTCCGTTGAAGACGCTCCACAAATAGCCCTCGGTATCGAGGACGCAGCCGTCGGGCATCTCCTCGGGTTCGGCGATCACGAGAGCACGGCGCCCGGTCGCGGTGCCCTGCTCGGCATCCCAGTCGTAGACAAAGATAGTCGAGACATTGGTGTCGGTGAAGTAGAAGAGCCGGCCATCGGGGCTCCAGCACGGGCCGTTGCCGATCGACACGCCGTCGGCGAGCCGGTGAAGCGAGAGATCGGGATCGAGCCGCCACAGCGAGCCGCGCGGATCACGGGTCTCGACCGGATCGTCGATCGTCCCCATGTCGAGCGAACCGATGACGAGGCGGCCGCGGCTATCGACTGCTCCATCGTTGAGCCGGACATCATCCAGCCCGGCCTCGGGATGTGCAACCAGCGACAGCGCACCGGTCTCGAAATCGAAGAGATGGAGGCCGGTCTCGAGCGCCACGATCGCGCCCCCGCCGGCGCGCAACGCCATCGAGCCGATCGCCGCGGGTAACGTCCAACGCGCCAGGTCCGATCCGTCGGCCGCACAGCGCCATATCTCGCCCGCGATGCTGTCGACCCAGTAGAGCCGCTCGGCGGGCCCATCCCATACGGGACATTCTCCGAGCTGGTTCTCGCAATCGACCAAGACACGAATGGCGGGCATAGCGGGCTCCTCTCGATTTTATCCGCCCATCATCGCCCGCTCGCCCAATGAGCGGGCGGCCAATCGCATCTTTCCATTATTTGGGAAGAAGCCCGGTCGGCTTTGCGCCTACCGCCCCGCCCGGGCAGTCGGTGCAGGACCGGGGGGATAAGGAACAGCGACCATGCTTCTCGAGGGAAAGGTGATCATCCTGAGTGGGGTTGGTCCGGGGCTTGGGCGGGTGCTGGCGCTAAGGGCGGCGCGCGAGGGTGCTGCCATTGGCCTCGGCACGCGCACCCAAGACCAGCTCGACCAGCTACAATGCGAGATCGAAGCCGAGGGCGGCCGCGTCATCGCAGTCTCCACCGACGTCACCGACCCCGATCAGTGCCGCAGGCTCGCCGAAGTCACCGAGACGCGCTTCGGCCGGATCGATGGACTGGTCGCCTCGGCCTATGCACCGGGCGACTGGAAGCGCGCCGACGAGGCCGATCCCGGGCAACTCGCCGCGCTGTTCGACACAAGTTGCGCGGGCACATTGCGCATGGCGCAGGCCTGCCTGCCTGCACTCAAGGCATCACGGGGCGCGATTGTCTCGGTCTCGACGATGTCGGTGGTGAACCCCTTTCCGGGCGAGGTGATCTACGCCGCCGCTAAGAGCGGGCTCGGCGCGCTGACGCGACATATGGCGGCTGATTTCGGACAATATGGGATTCGCGCCAATCTCGCCCGGATGGGATGGATGGCGGGCCCCGCGGTCAAAGGCTTTATCGATGCCCAGGTTACGGCGGGCCGCGATCGCGACGCCGTCGTCAACGAGATCAACGCCCGTATTCCGCTAGGCGTTATCCCGCCGCTCGACGACTGCGCCCCCGCGATCCTGTTCCTCGTCTCCGATCATTCTCGCATGGTCACAGGCGCTTCGCTCGACATCAACGGCGGTCAATATATGGCACCTTAACGAAAGCTCGCTTTCACTCTCCCCAAATCAGCCCAATCGCCGGGCGTTGCCCGACACGGACTTTATGGTAGATTTGCGCCCCACTATCGGTCATTCGACGGCGGCGGTGATACCGAAGGCGAATGTTCATTCGCAGATAAAAAGTCAGTGTGTTTGACGAGCAACGGGATAACTCGGTAGCGATCACTCAGCTCGCATCTTTTTGTCGTTGAGCGTGAGAATCCTCATGACCCGGTTCGATGACCTTACAGCTGTGGTTGAGGATCGAGAAGCCGTCCGCGTCGCGGCCAAATCAGGCGCTGGATTTACCGGGCGGGGTACATTTCATTCCGGCGGTTCCCGCAGAGTTTTTGGAAGCGAGGTCATTGGGGCCTATCCAACGTTCCGAGCGATGGCCCTCCTTGATTGGCGACGCCGTTTTTAGCAGAATGTAAGTCGGCGGTTTAGGGCGTTCGGAGAAAAACTTGTCCAAGCGTTCTTATTATGTTCCATTTGCGCTATGGTGCATTCGAACGGCAGCACTGCTGAGCGAGTCAGACAGGAAAGCGCATGGCTGAAACGCAGATCGAATGGACGGATGCGACTTGGAATCCCGTTGCCGGTTGCAACATCCTGACCGCGGGATGCTCCAATTGCTATGCCATGGACATGGCACGGCGCCTGGAGGCAATGGGCGTCGCCAAATATGCCGGCCTCACGAGGAAAAGTGGCAATCGGACGGTTTGGACCGGCGTCGTGCGCGAAGACCCTGGCGCGCTCGCCATTCCCCGCCGCTGGCGAAAGCCCCGTAAGATTTTCGTGAACTCGATGAGCGATCTTTTCCATGAAACGGTTGACGATGCGTTCATCGAGGACGTCTGGCATGTGATGGAAGAGACGCCCCATCACCATTATCAGATTCTGACCAAGCGCCCTGATCGCATGGCCACAATCGTGTCGCAGCGGATCGGCAAGGTCCTGCCCAATGTTTGGCTCGGCACGAGCATCGAGAATGAGGATGTCGTGGAGCGCATCGACGAGTTGCGGCGCGTTCCCGCGGTGATACGTTTCCTTTCGTTCGAACCTCTGATCGGCCCGGTCGGTCAGGTCGACTTGACTGACATTCAGTGGGCAATCGTGGGCGGCGAGAGTGGTCGTTCAGCACGGCCCATTCAGGAAGCATGGATCGACGAAATCCATGATCAGTGCGTGGCGTTCGAGACGGCGTTTTTCTTCAAGCAATGGGGCACTTGGGGAAAGGACAATAAGAAGCGCTCGAAGAAGGCCAACGGACGGGAATATCGCGGCAAGACGTGGGACGAGATGCCGGTATCGGCTGCTGCCTACGAATAGACCTTGCCGGGGGGCGACCATGAGGGGGATCTGTGTCGGAGAGACCATATGAATGGGGGCTGGGCGCGACGCTCGAGGAGCATTCGAGGCGCAAGCACAAAATCCTGCGCGAATATTTCTTTCAGTATCTGAGTGTTCGTTGCCAACTGCCCAAGCGGGAGAAGTTCCGGCTCGCCATTGTGGACGGCTTCGCTGGCGGCGGGCGTTACGCCTGTGGAACACCCGGATCGCCGCTGATCTTTCTGGAAGAGCTCGCAAATGCCATCCAAGCCGTGAACGCGCATCGTGCGACACAAGGCGTCGCCAAGATCGAGATCGAGTGCCTTCTGGTTCTGAATGACCTCAATCAGGACGCTCTGTCATCGCTGAGGGAAAACGTGGCGCCGTTCCTAGAGGACATACGCGAGCGGACATCCGGGTTGCACATTCATGTCGAATATCTCGATCGCAAATTCGAGGAATCTTATTCCCGGATCAAGGCGTTCCTTGAAAAGGGTCGGTATCGCAACGTCATCTTCAACCTTGACCAGTGCGGGCACAGCCAGGTCGACCGCCAGACGTTGCTCGATATAATGCGCTCGTATCCGTCGGTGGAAATCTTTTACACCTTCGCGATCGAGGCGCTTCTGTCCTTTCTGCAGAAGGCAGATCCAGACCGACTGGCGCTACAGCTCGCACCGTTTGGCATCGGCCGGAGCGATGTCATGTCGCTCGGACAGGGCATCAGCAAGCAGGATTGGCTGGGTGGTGCCGAGCGTCTGGTGTTCGATACGTTCCGAACCTGTGCGGCTTTCGTGAGTCCTTTCTCGATCAACAATCCGGGAGGCTGGCGTTACTGGCTTATTCACTTCGCCAATGTCTATCGGGGGCGGCAGGTCTATAACAACGTCCTGCACGACAACAGTACCGCGCAAGCGCATTTCGGCCGCTCGGGTCTCAACATGCTGTCTTATGATCCTTCTCAGGATCATGGAGTGCTGTATCTGTTCGACACCGCGGACCGCGAGCGGGCACGCGACCAGCTGTTGTCGGACATTCCACGCCTGATCTCGGACACCGGCGATGCCATTCCGGTGGGCGACTTCTACGAGGGCATCTACAATGCAACGCCGGCGCACACCGACGACATCCACCGCGCGATTATCGAGAATCCAGACATCGAGGTGATCACGCCGGCAGGAGGCGAGCGGCGGACCGCACACACTATCGATATCAACGACGTACTCAGGCTCAAGCGGCAGAAGAGCTTCTTTCCGACATTTCTCGACCCCAGGCCGCCGCATTAACGCCCCTTTGCTTCGGCAATCCCGCCCAAGGTGACGACAAAAGTGAAAGACTCTGCCCCGATGGCAAGCACGACCGCAAAAGCCGCCACAGGCAATCACGCGAATGACGACGCAAAGGATGCGCAGGCCATCCTTCATCAGAACCGCTCGAATGAAATATGGCTTGGTGTCGTAGGCCCCGTCGGCGCTGGTGGATCGCATGCGATCAAGGCGCTCGAAAAGGCGTGCGGCGCCGCCGGCTACAAGGTCGAGACCATCAAGATGAGCAGCCTGATACGCGACTGGGCGGTGGCGCGGGAGCTTTCTGTGCCGCCGGAGGGGCACAAGACACTTGAAAGCGTCGAGACTATGCAAAATCTCGGCGACCATATCCGTAAGCGCGATCCGGCGGGCGTCGCGCGGCTTTGCCTCGCGGCGATCGCTGCCAAGCGGGCGGAAAAGACAGGAAGGACGTTTACACGCGGCGAGGTTGTCGAGCCCGACCAGGAAAAGCGCGCCTATCTGATCGATTCGATCCGCCATCCGGCTGAGACAAGCCTTTTCCGACGCGCCTATGGAAACGCTTTCGCGCTGGTTGGAGTAGTGTGCCGGGAGGATATCCGTAGGGAGCGGATCATCGGCAAATATCTGAACAATCAACAGCGCGAGGATCCCGCCCAGATCAGCATGGTCGACCAGTTCATCGCGCGCGACGCGGACGATTCGACCGCCGCCTACGGACAGCATGTGACTTCGGCATTCCACGAAGCCGATTTTTTCATCGACAATAGCGAACAGGAAGGCGCGGACCAGCGCATTGTTCTGGAGGACGAACTCGGTCGTCTTGTCGGCATCATTACCCATAGTCGGATCATCCGGCCGACGATCGAAGAGACTGCCATGCATCATGCGCATTCCGCGCGCGTCCGCAGCGCCTGTCTTTCGCGGCAGGTAGGCGCTGCGCTGGTCGACGCGGACGGGACCGTCGTCTCAACAGGGACAAACGAGGTGCCCAAAGCTGGGGGAGGCATCTATGGCGAACATTTCTCGGGCATCGAGACCCCACCTGACCATCGCTGCGCCTTCCGGCCGGGGCCGAAAATATGCAGCAGCAATGTCGAGCAAAACCGCATTATTGATGAGTTGATCGATGCGCTTCCCGCTCTCCAGCAGGTCGAAGACCAGGCTGCGCTCAGGGCGCGAATCCGAAAAACACGCCTTGGAGGCCTGATCGAATTCAGCCGAGCTGTACATGCCGAAATGGATGCGCTTCTTTCGGCCGGTCGCGAGGGCGTCTCGACGATTGGCACGCGACTTTTCGTGACAACCTTCCCATGTCACTACTGCGCGCGGCATATCGTCAGCGCAGGCGTGTATGAGGTCCAATTCATCGAACCCTATCCGAAGAGCCTCGCGCTTGCTCTCCATGTCGACGCCATCGCAGTCGAAGAGGACAGCTGGATGCCACCGGAAGAGATATCGGCCGCCGAGGAGAAACGCCGCGCAATCGCGTTGCAAGAGGGCAAGAGGCAACCCGAGGAGCCCGGCCGGGTGCTGTTCAAGCCATTCGTTGGCGTGGCACCCCGCCTCTATTTGCGTGCATTTGAGAAGACACGCGATCTGAAGGAAAAGGTGTCGGGCGAAATCCGCTTGGGCACGCCTGCTTGGGGTGACGAATGGTCACCGTTCACTTCTGCGTATCCGGAGCTCGAGGCTGCCTTGACGAAGACACTGCCATGAGCCGCTTTCTGCGCATCGTTGGCGATGGGCCTAGCGAGGCACCACCGGAGCCCGGCGAGCGGCGAGTGCCCGAGCATAGTGGACAATTTCGTTTCAATTTCGACGTGGATCCTGTCCGACGGATCGTCCTCATCCCGATGGATGACATAGACGGCGTGCGGCTACACGACCTCCTTTTCGAGCTTGAGCCGGTTGCCGCCATGGATCTGCGTTATGCGGTGCGCTTCGATCTTCCTGGTACCAATCGCCACCGATTTTTTGGAGATCTACAGCACGCGCATACGCTCTACATTCGCGAGCCGATCGAATGGCACAGCCTAGAAATTGGTTCATTTGCACTCGACAGCAGCATCGTGCCCCCAAGGCTTTTCCACGAGATTATCGAGCGTGAGGACGGTCATATCTTGTTGCTGGTGCCCAACCGGAAGGACGCAGGCGTAATGGCTTCGGCGCTTAATATAGCACTGACTAGCCGGCGAACTCACGGCTGGCGCATAGAACAGGCCGCTTAAACCTGACTTCATTTCACAAAATGCGGAACTGTGAGCGTCGCCACGGTGGCGGCAACACGGCTTCAACTAGAGGCGGTGTAATTAACGCAATCAGGTGTCTGCGCGTTAGCGTTACCTGGATACAGCTGTAACACGCTGGGTTAGATCGACCGAGTTCCAGCGTTTCTTTCTTCGCCAGAGATTGAGTTTCGAAATCCGCATGAACGGCAGTTCACCGCTGCTGCGCGCTTGATACCGGTTGGTCGTCTATCGGCCCCATAGCGATCTTATGCGGATGAACGCTGCTGTGGGCACACCGTCAGAATATTTTCCGCATTCTTTGAGGATCAGGCTCCCCAAGTTGTAGTGTGCGCCTTCACCCATTCGCGCCGTGCGGCGAGCTCCTTCAGGCAATTGTCGAGCATGTGCCGCATTGGCGGATTGCTCTGATCGATCTTCACAACGGGCTCTCCAGTCTCAAGCGGGAGTTGGACCGTTAACGAAGTGCCGCGTGCCGCAGTCTCCGCGACGTCGAACTGCTCGTACAACGACAGCGAGATCAATCGAGCAACATTGCTGTTACGCATGTCGGTATCGATCACGTCGAAGGCTGGCGCTCGATCCACACGCACCGAAAACGATGTTTGCTGCCTGCCTTTATCGGTAATCCTCCGGCGAAAATTCGCGGGCTGGCCAATCTCGTCAAAGGCGACGAAGTCATAGACTAAAGCCTGATTGCCGGTGCAGGTGACCGCTACTTCGACCATGAAGGGGGCAGTGGCGATGAGGGTGGTTGCGGTGGTCACCTGCAGATCATTCATCGGGTCGCGCTTGGTGCCGATGCTCCAACCGGTGGGCTGGAGACGCGCGATGCCGTCCCCCATCTGCTCTAATTGGGCCACCGCCTGCTCGATCCCGTTGGCGGTCTCCTCGGCCCATTGTTGCACGGTGGCCTGCGCTGCCACGCTATTGACCTGTTCCTGCCGCTCGTCGGCCTCCTTGATCTCCAGCAACCAACCGATCACCGCGAATATGCCAATCAACAGCGCGACAAGACCGAGCCCCGCGAAGATGCGCACGATCAGCGGGTAGGGCGGCTGGATGTCGGCGGTGGGGGCGTCGGTGAGGATCGCGGATGGATCGACGGCAGAAGTCGAAGCAGAGGAAGCAAGCAAGTGCCTTTTCTCCTGCTCGAACTCCGCCACCGTGAGTAGGCCGGCGGTTCGCAGCCTTGCCAGCCGCTCAAGGCGCTCGGTGATGTCAGTCATTGGGCGGACAGTTCACGACGTTGAGCAGGTAGAAGCCGCTAAAGCCATCTGGCTGGAGATGTCGGATTAGGAACTGCCCGACATGTGGCGGCTGGTATGTCGCCATCATGCCCTGCTCAAGCTTGGGCAGGGTGACATTAGGACTGTCCCCGTAGATTTCCATGATGTCGAGCGACAATGCCTGCGAGGACCGGTTGACGATGCTGACCTGGCCAAGCGGACAGGCATCCTGCCGGTTGGGTGCATCTTCAGGAAAGTCTCCGTCGAGGTTCCAGGGATTTTGCAGTGACGCATCGGTGATGGTAGCCTCGACCTGGAAATAGGGCTGGGCTTCACCCACAACCGGTGCGGTCTCTATCGCCTTCGTCTCCCCTTCTGGCGCGGTTGCATTGTCTTCGGCTGGTGCGATGGCGTTCGCCCCGGTCGCATCCGTTGTAGGTCGCGGCTCGGGGAAGACGAAGACGCGCAAAAGAAAATAGACCACCATGAGCGCGATCGCGAGCGCCTGGAGACCGAAAAACCAATAGAAGACGCGCCGGATGCCACGCGACTTCTGCCAGCCATAAGCGAATGTGCCGACGGCAGGTTCGGCAGATGGCGCGCTTGATGTGCCCTGGCCCAGCAGGAATTGCTTCTGCTGCTCGAACTCCGCGTCGGTCAGCACGCCTTCGGTCTTGAGCCGCGCAAGGCGCTCGAGCGCCTCGATCCGGTCGGTCATCGGTTGCCCCCTATGTCCATCAAGGGCAACGGCCAAAGCCGGATGCTAGTAAACCCTGGCAAAGCACAGAGCGCATGCGCCTTTACCGTTGCCGGCTGGACATACGCGCATGCCACCCGGCCGATA is drawn from Sphingomonas crocodyli and contains these coding sequences:
- a CDS encoding anti-phage dCTP deaminase, whose translation is MASTTAKAATGNHANDDAKDAQAILHQNRSNEIWLGVVGPVGAGGSHAIKALEKACGAAGYKVETIKMSSLIRDWAVARELSVPPEGHKTLESVETMQNLGDHIRKRDPAGVARLCLAAIAAKRAEKTGRTFTRGEVVEPDQEKRAYLIDSIRHPAETSLFRRAYGNAFALVGVVCREDIRRERIIGKYLNNQQREDPAQISMVDQFIARDADDSTAAYGQHVTSAFHEADFFIDNSEQEGADQRIVLEDELGRLVGIITHSRIIRPTIEETAMHHAHSARVRSACLSRQVGAALVDADGTVVSTGTNEVPKAGGGIYGEHFSGIETPPDHRCAFRPGPKICSSNVEQNRIIDELIDALPALQQVEDQAALRARIRKTRLGGLIEFSRAVHAEMDALLSAGREGVSTIGTRLFVTTFPCHYCARHIVSAGVYEVQFIEPYPKSLALALHVDAIAVEEDSWMPPEEISAAEEKRRAIALQEGKRQPEEPGRVLFKPFVGVAPRLYLRAFEKTRDLKEKVSGEIRLGTPAWGDEWSPFTSAYPELEAALTKTLP
- a CDS encoding three-Cys-motif partner protein TcmP; protein product: MSERPYEWGLGATLEEHSRRKHKILREYFFQYLSVRCQLPKREKFRLAIVDGFAGGGRYACGTPGSPLIFLEELANAIQAVNAHRATQGVAKIEIECLLVLNDLNQDALSSLRENVAPFLEDIRERTSGLHIHVEYLDRKFEESYSRIKAFLEKGRYRNVIFNLDQCGHSQVDRQTLLDIMRSYPSVEIFYTFAIEALLSFLQKADPDRLALQLAPFGIGRSDVMSLGQGISKQDWLGGAERLVFDTFRTCAAFVSPFSINNPGGWRYWLIHFANVYRGRQVYNNVLHDNSTAQAHFGRSGLNMLSYDPSQDHGVLYLFDTADRERARDQLLSDIPRLISDTGDAIPVGDFYEGIYNATPAHTDDIHRAIIENPDIEVITPAGGERRTAHTIDINDVLRLKRQKSFFPTFLDPRPPH
- a CDS encoding SHOCT domain-containing protein; the protein is MTDRIEALERLARLKTEGVLTDAEFEQQKQFLLGQGTSSAPSAEPAVGTFAYGWQKSRGIRRVFYWFFGLQALAIALMVVYFLLRVFVFPEPRPTTDATGANAIAPAEDNATAPEGETKAIETAPVVGEAQPYFQVEATITDASLQNPWNLDGDFPEDAPNRQDACPLGQVSIVNRSSQALSLDIMEIYGDSPNVTLPKLEQGMMATYQPPHVGQFLIRHLQPDGFSGFYLLNVVNCPPND
- a CDS encoding SDR family oxidoreductase, which gives rise to MLLEGKVIILSGVGPGLGRVLALRAAREGAAIGLGTRTQDQLDQLQCEIEAEGGRVIAVSTDVTDPDQCRRLAEVTETRFGRIDGLVASAYAPGDWKRADEADPGQLAALFDTSCAGTLRMAQACLPALKASRGAIVSVSTMSVVNPFPGEVIYAAAKSGLGALTRHMAADFGQYGIRANLARMGWMAGPAVKGFIDAQVTAGRDRDAVVNEINARIPLGVIPPLDDCAPAILFLVSDHSRMVTGASLDINGGQYMAP
- a CDS encoding phage Gp37/Gp68 family protein, which translates into the protein MAETQIEWTDATWNPVAGCNILTAGCSNCYAMDMARRLEAMGVAKYAGLTRKSGNRTVWTGVVREDPGALAIPRRWRKPRKIFVNSMSDLFHETVDDAFIEDVWHVMEETPHHHYQILTKRPDRMATIVSQRIGKVLPNVWLGTSIENEDVVERIDELRRVPAVIRFLSFEPLIGPVGQVDLTDIQWAIVGGESGRSARPIQEAWIDEIHDQCVAFETAFFFKQWGTWGKDNKKRSKKANGREYRGKTWDEMPVSAAAYE
- a CDS encoding SHOCT domain-containing protein, which codes for MTDITERLERLARLRTAGLLTVAEFEQEKRHLLASSASTSAVDPSAILTDAPTADIQPPYPLIVRIFAGLGLVALLIGIFAVIGWLLEIKEADERQEQVNSVAAQATVQQWAEETANGIEQAVAQLEQMGDGIARLQPTGWSIGTKRDPMNDLQVTTATTLIATAPFMVEVAVTCTGNQALVYDFVAFDEIGQPANFRRRITDKGRQQTSFSVRVDRAPAFDVIDTDMRNSNVARLISLSLYEQFDVAETAARGTSLTVQLPLETGEPVVKIDQSNPPMRHMLDNCLKELAARREWVKAHTTTWGA
- a CDS encoding SMP-30/gluconolactonase/LRE family protein, which produces MPAIRVLVDCENQLGECPVWDGPAERLYWVDSIAGEIWRCAADGSDLARWTLPAAIGSMALRAGGGAIVALETGLHLFDFETGALSLVAHPEAGLDDVRLNDGAVDSRGRLVIGSLDMGTIDDPVETRDPRGSLWRLDPDLSLHRLADGVSIGNGPCWSPDGRLFYFTDTNVSTIFVYDWDAEQGTATGRRALVIAEPEEMPDGCVLDTEGYLWSVFNGPYTGLGQVRRYAPDGRLDRTIKMPMPRPTSLAFGGPDLDILFVTSMTIPSAVPSTDLDGRLFAISGLGVRGLPEPRFAG
- a CDS encoding membrane-bound PQQ-dependent dehydrogenase, glucose/quinate/shikimate family, which codes for MTAPAPPCASRPHVGRIPAFAFAGLLVFLALPLVGWGGLLITLGGSPYYALLGIALIGAGALLVRGSRWSVIVYTALLAATWLWALIEAGPDFWILLTRLGGPLVLGCGFLIPAVRRYLRSGPGLRHAALLIPATILVALASTGIAGWAGNWINAPATEARRVLPADAAGDDWPAYGGDQGGTRFSRLAEIDRDTVRKLDVAWTYRTGDYPPPAGTALRRLEVTPLKVGDLLYLCTSASRVIALDAETGRERWRFDPHVDLSKVDTALACRSVAYARIAETGPCATRLYLATVDARLMAIDARTGHACRSFGTSGAIDLTAGLGPVIPGYVAVSSGPVVARGKVIVGGRVSDGQFVGEPGGPVRAFDARTGAFAWAFDPGNPTDHAFPEGGRHFTRGTPNSWAPMSVDTKLGLVFVPTGNATPDYWGGHRTALDDRYSSAVIALDVETGSERWTSQTTHHDLWDADVASQPTLVDVVRGGVVRPALLQPTKRGQLFLLDRRTGRPISPVVERPVPQGAATGDRVAATQPFSPGLPALDGLPLSEADMWGLTPYDALWCRIRFRHARWLGTLTAPSTRSYIQMPGGLGGSNWGSAAVDPARGFAFVPWVRLPMLNRLIPRAQAKGMKPIGPGGSVGGLTPQLGTPFADMAMPFSSPLGVPCAAPPYGLMTAVDLKTGRAMWTRRLGLADNLRIAGVKLSIPLPAGTPLSGGALATAGGLIFIGATGDNRLRAIDTDSGKTLWSARLKAAANATPMTYRAPRSGRQIVVVAAGGHPMLQTQPGDYIVAFALRP